The proteins below come from a single Kitasatospora sp. NBC_00315 genomic window:
- a CDS encoding GntR family transcriptional regulator — MSLDPDDPRPPYQQVSSSLRAAILTKKEGFEAGDKLPSGPELAKHYGVARGTVDKALDLLRGEGLIVTRQGSGSFVRERTERPVGLRPHIETAFAQPHVTIDFAGFSSETLYNAMQEPLDKIRSGRLAPESIAVRLLLPDTSAPMAVPVLVDGLRDEVALRDRARNIALTNAGGIAHSVGVLAELGLVQSATVEVKVHRASSLFKLYILNRSEAFFGFYPLRERSVTVEGDSHTFYDVTGKDTTLFHHSAGPDDASLGSQYVQQSQTWFDSVWSTIAYERQP; from the coding sequence ATGAGCCTTGACCCGGATGACCCCCGCCCCCCGTATCAGCAGGTCAGCAGCTCACTTCGGGCTGCGATCCTCACCAAGAAGGAGGGGTTCGAGGCGGGCGACAAACTCCCCTCCGGCCCCGAGTTGGCCAAGCACTACGGCGTGGCGCGAGGCACCGTGGACAAGGCCCTTGACCTGCTCAGGGGGGAAGGGCTGATCGTGACCCGGCAGGGAAGCGGGTCCTTCGTCCGGGAGCGGACCGAACGGCCTGTCGGCCTTCGGCCCCACATCGAAACGGCCTTCGCGCAGCCGCACGTGACCATCGACTTCGCGGGGTTCTCCAGCGAGACCCTGTACAACGCGATGCAAGAGCCGCTGGACAAGATCCGGTCCGGGCGACTTGCCCCGGAGAGCATCGCGGTCCGCCTGTTGCTGCCGGACACCTCAGCGCCGATGGCTGTACCCGTGCTGGTCGACGGCCTGCGGGATGAGGTCGCGCTGCGGGACCGCGCGCGGAACATCGCACTCACCAACGCCGGCGGCATCGCGCACTCCGTGGGGGTGCTCGCCGAACTCGGGCTCGTCCAGTCCGCCACGGTCGAGGTGAAGGTGCACCGGGCGTCGAGCCTCTTCAAGCTCTACATCTTGAACCGCTCCGAAGCGTTTTTCGGGTTCTACCCGCTACGCGAGCGGTCCGTGACGGTCGAGGGCGACTCTCACACCTTCTACGACGTGACGGGGAAAGACACCACCCTGTTCCACCACTCCGCCGGCCCGGACGATGCCTCACTGGGATCGCAGTACGTGCAGCAGTCGCAGACGTGGTTCGACAGCGTGTGGTCCACCATCGCGTACGAGCGTCAGCCATGA
- a CDS encoding HNH endonuclease encodes MVKGAITRESVLKAVDEYDRLGQDAFLSTYGFGQARNYLLVHEDREYDSKAIAGVAHRYEYGTALLPTEFHGGTAEAVAWLERLGFAVKSVRNPDWAWDEIVLACAVTADNHWKGLSATDPRVAELSSLLQILPIHGLSSRNDTFRNANGVARKTFDIATRHPDYQGKPTNGGAMDLAVLQAFLDSPLEMAAAAQLIRAGILAGDLQTAPLADEDLDDFDAPEGRLLLRKHLARERNRALRRRKIDSVLSRGQRLACEVCDFDFQRAYGERGAGYIECHHVVPLHEAGESRTKLSDLALICANCHRMVHRRAPWPTPEELRVLMAQAKA; translated from the coding sequence ATGGTTAAGGGAGCGATTACTCGCGAGTCAGTGCTCAAGGCGGTCGATGAGTACGACCGCTTGGGCCAGGATGCCTTCCTCTCCACCTACGGGTTCGGCCAGGCTCGCAACTACCTGCTGGTTCACGAGGACCGGGAGTACGACTCCAAGGCGATCGCCGGCGTGGCACACCGGTACGAGTACGGCACGGCGTTGCTGCCCACGGAGTTCCACGGTGGCACCGCGGAAGCCGTCGCTTGGCTCGAACGGCTCGGCTTCGCAGTCAAGTCCGTCCGTAACCCGGACTGGGCCTGGGATGAGATCGTCCTCGCTTGCGCCGTCACGGCGGACAATCACTGGAAGGGGCTGAGCGCCACCGACCCTCGCGTGGCGGAGCTGTCCAGCCTGCTGCAGATCCTCCCGATTCACGGGCTCTCGTCTCGAAACGACACCTTTCGCAACGCCAACGGGGTCGCTCGCAAGACCTTCGACATCGCCACTCGTCATCCGGACTACCAGGGCAAGCCCACCAACGGCGGCGCCATGGACCTCGCTGTCCTGCAAGCCTTCCTGGACAGCCCACTAGAGATGGCTGCGGCGGCGCAACTGATCCGAGCCGGCATCCTGGCGGGTGACCTGCAGACGGCGCCGCTGGCTGATGAAGACCTGGACGACTTCGATGCGCCGGAGGGTCGACTTCTGCTCCGCAAGCACCTCGCCCGTGAGCGGAACCGTGCCCTGCGCCGACGGAAGATCGACTCAGTGTTGAGCCGCGGCCAGCGCCTCGCCTGCGAAGTTTGCGACTTCGACTTCCAACGGGCATACGGTGAGCGAGGCGCGGGGTACATCGAGTGTCACCACGTGGTCCCGCTCCACGAAGCAGGCGAGAGTCGAACCAAGCTCTCGGACCTTGCCTTGATCTGCGCGAACTGCCATCGGATGGTTCACCGTCGCGCTCCGTGGCCAACACCGGAGGAACTACGGGTCCTCATGGCGCAGGCGAAGGCATAG
- a CDS encoding prohibitin family protein produces the protein MLYLSTLLLILGITLIVLRRRRTISRAAGLGGFLTGALGLVLGLSTFTYVVEPYEVGVPTTLGRIDGVWQPGLHLKTPLTDVTTFTTRPADLDLTGDDTVEVRSSEGGVLYADLTVKWSVDPEHALSLYKLAGSSDAVQQRLVLPDSREIVRNVFARHTGVEGYTSQREAISAEIDKLVTERLGPRGIHVNGVNLRNVRPSDGLQKAIDAKITQDQSTAQAEAAVLTAKAEAEKRKIDADSTAAANTAIANSLTDKILMSQCIEAFKAAAEKNPVYASPCGSTGTPVIVDGTKR, from the coding sequence ATGCTCTACCTGTCCACCCTGCTGCTCATACTCGGCATCACCCTGATCGTCCTCAGACGACGCCGGACGATCTCCCGCGCCGCCGGCCTCGGCGGTTTCCTGACCGGCGCCCTCGGGCTCGTCCTCGGGCTCAGCACCTTCACGTACGTCGTCGAACCGTACGAGGTGGGCGTGCCGACCACGCTGGGCAGGATCGACGGCGTCTGGCAGCCCGGCCTGCACCTGAAGACCCCGCTGACCGACGTGACCACCTTCACCACCCGCCCGGCCGACCTCGACCTCACCGGCGACGACACCGTGGAGGTCCGTTCCTCCGAGGGCGGCGTCCTCTACGCCGACCTCACCGTGAAGTGGTCGGTCGACCCCGAGCACGCCCTCTCGCTCTACAAGCTGGCCGGCAGTTCGGACGCCGTGCAGCAGCGCCTGGTCCTCCCGGACAGCCGGGAGATCGTCCGCAACGTCTTCGCCCGCCACACCGGCGTCGAGGGCTACACCTCGCAGCGCGAGGCGATCAGCGCCGAGATCGACAAGCTGGTCACCGAACGGCTCGGCCCGCGCGGGATCCACGTCAACGGCGTCAACCTGCGCAACGTCCGGCCGAGCGACGGCCTGCAGAAGGCGATCGACGCGAAGATCACCCAGGACCAGAGCACCGCCCAGGCCGAGGCCGCCGTGCTCACCGCCAAGGCCGAGGCCGAGAAGCGGAAGATCGACGCCGACAGCACCGCGGCGGCCAACACCGCGATCGCCAACTCACTGACCGACAAGATCCTGATGAGCCAGTGCATCGAGGCCTTCAAGGCCGCCGCCGAGAAGAACCCCGTCTACGCCAGCCCCTGCGGCAGCACCGGCACCCCGGTGATCGTGGACGGCACCAAGCGCTGA
- a CDS encoding HAD family hydrolase: MSAAPQSLADVLRPVKHVLLDFDGPVCSVFAGLPAHEVAQRLREGLLATGEQALPGGEDEVDPLALLRLISDARPDLTGISDSMLAALESEAVRVGRPTPGGESVLLACAHSGRTVSVVSNNAGVAIETYLADHGLSGYVSGVFGRAPGDPSSMKPNPRLLLEAMEAAGTRPEECVFIGDAARDVEAGDAASVPTIGYANKPGKDARLAAAGAIAIVDSMQVIADALL; encoded by the coding sequence ATGAGCGCGGCGCCGCAGTCGCTCGCGGACGTGCTCCGGCCGGTGAAGCACGTCCTACTCGACTTCGACGGTCCGGTGTGCTCCGTTTTCGCGGGGCTGCCAGCCCATGAGGTGGCGCAACGACTCCGTGAGGGCCTGCTCGCTACTGGTGAGCAGGCCCTTCCGGGAGGCGAGGACGAGGTGGATCCGCTTGCACTGCTTCGTTTGATCTCGGACGCCCGACCGGATCTCACCGGCATTTCGGACAGCATGCTGGCAGCGCTGGAGAGCGAAGCGGTCCGTGTCGGTCGGCCGACCCCGGGAGGAGAATCGGTCCTGCTTGCCTGCGCACACTCGGGCCGGACGGTATCGGTGGTCAGCAACAACGCGGGCGTGGCAATCGAGACTTACCTAGCCGATCACGGTCTGAGCGGCTACGTGAGTGGAGTCTTCGGCCGTGCCCCGGGCGACCCGTCATCCATGAAACCGAACCCGCGTCTCCTGCTGGAAGCCATGGAAGCCGCGGGCACCCGGCCGGAGGAGTGCGTATTCATCGGTGACGCGGCTCGGGACGTGGAAGCCGGAGACGCCGCCAGCGTCCCCACCATCGGCTACGCGAACAAGCCGGGGAAGGACGCCAGGCTAGCCGCCGCTGGTGCCATTGCCATCGTGGACTCAATGCAGGTGATTGCAGATGCCCTGCTCTGA
- a CDS encoding WhiB family transcriptional regulator, with translation MSVVPVRRLAGTITPHLTGRPAVLTIADLRTAPDQGLSGAACTTADPDLFFPEDGDTFAERRAKAICAACPVRTACLTGAIDRGEPVGIFGGLTETERGMPRWREIRESDRPAPVVRVPEAVTDALRTFVADLTQQARRLHSAAGGGR, from the coding sequence ATGAGCGTTGTCCCGGTCCGCCGGCTCGCCGGCACCATCACCCCGCACCTGACCGGCCGCCCGGCCGTCCTCACGATCGCCGACCTGCGCACCGCCCCCGACCAGGGCCTGAGCGGCGCCGCGTGCACGACCGCCGACCCGGACCTGTTCTTCCCCGAGGACGGCGACACCTTTGCCGAGCGCCGCGCCAAGGCCATCTGCGCCGCCTGCCCCGTCCGCACCGCCTGCCTGACTGGCGCGATCGACCGCGGCGAGCCGGTCGGCATCTTCGGTGGCCTGACCGAGACGGAGCGCGGCATGCCCCGCTGGAGGGAAATCCGCGAGAGTGACCGCCCCGCCCCCGTGGTCCGGGTGCCGGAGGCGGTCACCGACGCGCTTCGCACGTTCGTCGCGGACCTCACCCAGCAGGCCCGCCGGCTGCACTCCGCCGCCGGGGGTGGCCGGTGA
- a CDS encoding HAD family hydrolase, protein MPKLVLIDLDHTLIERRIPVAASTAEFCAARGLDENATRRVADALKRSAGRQTFADLREELGLAEDADELWAGYVAALGSAAVHRPETLTGLDRLRAAGWTVGILSNGVTDVQRAKITTAGIHHHVDAVCISEEAGARKPDPEIFRIAAERCGQSLSPETWMVGNNPATDITGAAAAGIRSLWISAGRPWPGPQPAPDHCAPDVASAADHLLTLGAAPA, encoded by the coding sequence ATGCCCAAGCTCGTCCTGATCGACCTCGACCACACCCTGATCGAGCGCCGGATCCCGGTGGCGGCCTCGACCGCGGAGTTCTGCGCCGCCCGCGGACTCGACGAGAACGCCACCCGACGGGTCGCGGACGCGCTGAAGCGCTCCGCCGGACGGCAGACCTTCGCCGACCTGCGCGAGGAACTCGGCCTGGCCGAGGACGCCGACGAGCTGTGGGCCGGCTACGTCGCCGCCCTGGGCTCCGCCGCCGTCCACCGGCCCGAGACGCTCACCGGCCTGGACCGGCTCAGGGCCGCCGGCTGGACGGTCGGCATCCTCAGCAACGGCGTCACGGACGTGCAGCGTGCCAAGATCACCACGGCCGGGATCCACCACCACGTCGACGCCGTCTGCATCTCCGAGGAGGCCGGGGCGCGCAAGCCCGACCCCGAGATCTTCCGGATCGCGGCCGAACGCTGCGGCCAGAGCCTCTCCCCCGAGACCTGGATGGTCGGCAACAACCCGGCCACCGACATCACCGGCGCCGCCGCGGCCGGCATCCGCTCGCTCTGGATCTCCGCCGGCCGCCCCTGGCCGGGCCCGCAGCCGGCCCCCGACCACTGCGCGCCCGACGTCGCCTCGGCCGCCGACCACCTGCTCACCCTGGGCGCCGCCCCGGCCTGA
- a CDS encoding RRQRL motif-containing zinc-binding protein, translating into MSLPRFWDPDGTRYGGIPTYPWQMAPDGYMTRRQLRAVGLRPGGQPVAAQILWQSRRLGVRAAYLYRRGLAQPVRPMTPAKAAALALAMRARRTCPDCRRDAGYVLPTRYGTCLPCADGLPTAA; encoded by the coding sequence GTGAGCCTGCCGCGCTTCTGGGACCCGGACGGCACGAGGTACGGGGGTATCCCCACGTACCCGTGGCAGATGGCCCCGGACGGATACATGACCCGCCGCCAGCTCCGCGCGGTCGGCCTGCGCCCCGGCGGGCAGCCGGTCGCCGCACAGATCCTCTGGCAAAGCCGGCGTCTCGGCGTCCGCGCCGCCTACCTCTACCGCCGCGGACTGGCCCAACCGGTCCGGCCGATGACCCCCGCCAAGGCCGCCGCCCTCGCGCTGGCGATGCGGGCCCGGCGGACCTGCCCCGACTGCCGGCGCGACGCCGGATATGTCCTGCCCACCCGGTACGGCACCTGCCTCCCGTGCGCGGACGGCCTCCCGACCGCAGCCTGA